The following coding sequences lie in one Methanothermobacter sp. MT-2 genomic window:
- a CDS encoding ferredoxin, translated as MYRLELDRTMCISCGTCIDLCPDLFEFAENGLSSIKEVELSELQRLEMEDPLCSIDAMENCPVKTIHVYEDDEEIK; from the coding sequence ATGTATCGTTTAGAACTTGATCGTACAATGTGTATTTCTTGTGGTACTTGTATTGATCTTTGCCCAGATCTTTTTGAATTTGCCGAGAATGGGCTCTCATCAATAAAGGAGGTTGAACTTTCAGAACTGCAAAGATTGGAGATGGAAGACCCCCTATGTAGCATAGATGCCATGGAAAATTGTCCAGTTAAAACCATACATGTTTATGAGGATGATGAGGAGATAAAATGA
- a CDS encoding N-carbamoyl-D-amino acid amidohydrolase, with the protein MKIGICQMKVANDKNKNLKKAAWMIRELSSQGSEIIILPEMFNCPYEDTRFIEYAETAEGPTITSLRDIASELKVHIIAGSIPEKTEKGIYNTSFTINPKGKIIGRHRKIHLFDINIPGKITFKESDTLLPGEKPTIVKINKIKIGVGICYDIRFPELSRIMTLQGAQILAFPGAFNMVTGPAHWKTLIRARAIDNQVFVVAVSPARNMQTEYIAYGHSMIADPWGSIIYEAGSDETIKTVEIDLSQIKKIRERLPVLENRRPKLYKKYL; encoded by the coding sequence ATGAAAATTGGAATATGTCAAATGAAAGTTGCAAATGACAAAAACAAGAACCTTAAAAAAGCCGCTTGGATGATCAGAGAACTTTCAAGTCAAGGATCAGAGATTATAATACTCCCAGAAATGTTTAACTGTCCCTACGAGGATACCAGATTCATAGAATACGCCGAGACAGCGGAGGGCCCCACAATAACTAGTTTAAGGGATATAGCATCAGAACTTAAAGTCCATATCATAGCAGGGTCAATACCAGAAAAAACAGAAAAAGGAATATACAACACATCCTTCACAATAAACCCAAAGGGAAAAATAATAGGAAGACACCGCAAAATCCATCTATTCGATATTAACATCCCAGGCAAGATAACATTCAAAGAATCAGACACCTTGCTCCCAGGTGAAAAGCCCACAATAGTCAAGATAAACAAGATAAAAATAGGAGTAGGCATATGCTATGATATAAGATTCCCAGAACTTTCAAGGATAATGACACTCCAAGGAGCCCAAATACTCGCATTCCCAGGAGCCTTCAACATGGTAACAGGCCCAGCCCATTGGAAAACACTAATAAGAGCAAGGGCGATAGACAACCAAGTGTTTGTGGTGGCAGTGTCACCAGCACGCAACATGCAAACAGAATATATAGCATATGGCCATTCAATGATAGCAGATCCCTGGGGGTCTATAATATATGAGGCTGGCTCTGATGAAACCATAAAAACTGTGGAAATAGACCTCTCACAGATAAAAAAGATAAGAGAAAGATTACCAGTGCTAGAAAACAGACGCCCCAAACTCTACAAAAAATATCTCTAG
- a CDS encoding ATPase — protein sequence MNPYNEMEKIKESLRREGYIADDDILTVVFLAFNLKKPVLVEGPPGTGKTELAKKVASAFGLDFFRIQCYEGITFEQIVGEWNYQKQLLTLEKARISGVDEDVFREEFFIKRPLLSAFINDRPSLILIDEIDKADEEVESFLLQALGEKQITVNDLGTFELENDLMVFLTSNSQRNLLDETRDRCLYLYIDYPSPEKEMEIVKSQVPSAPPKLIKEVVEVIHEIRKLDVMKKPSIRATVDWVKTLMVLGIERINRKTFEDTIGVVFKNQHDKKKAMDLNLRESDKIA from the coding sequence ATGAATCCTTATAATGAAATGGAGAAAATAAAAGAGTCTTTGAGAAGGGAAGGTTACATAGCTGATGATGATATACTTACAGTTGTCTTTTTAGCCTTTAATTTGAAAAAGCCAGTCCTAGTGGAGGGGCCTCCTGGGACTGGTAAGACAGAACTCGCAAAGAAAGTTGCAAGTGCATTTGGTTTGGATTTTTTCCGGATCCAATGTTATGAGGGTATAACCTTTGAACAGATTGTTGGTGAATGGAATTATCAGAAGCAGCTTTTAACCCTTGAGAAAGCTAGGATAAGTGGTGTTGATGAGGATGTTTTCAGGGAAGAGTTCTTCATTAAGAGACCTCTACTTTCAGCTTTTATAAATGATAGGCCGTCCCTTATACTTATAGATGAGATTGATAAGGCTGATGAGGAGGTTGAAAGTTTTCTTCTCCAGGCGCTTGGCGAGAAACAGATCACTGTTAATGATCTTGGAACTTTTGAATTGGAGAATGATCTCATGGTATTCTTAACCTCTAATTCTCAGAGGAATCTCCTTGATGAGACAAGAGACCGTTGCCTTTACCTTTACATAGATTATCCGAGTCCAGAGAAGGAGATGGAGATAGTTAAAAGTCAGGTGCCCTCGGCACCCCCAAAACTTATAAAAGAGGTTGTTGAGGTTATCCATGAGATAAGAAAGTTGGATGTGATGAAGAAACCATCCATAAGAGCCACGGTAGATTGGGTTAAAACATTAATGGTCCTTGGAATTGAAAGGATCAACCGCAAAACATTCGAAGACACCATTGGGGTGGTGTTCAAAAATCAACATGATAAAAAGAAGGCTATGGATTTAAACCTCCGCGAATCAGATAAAATTGCATAG
- a CDS encoding endonuclease NucS, translating into MNTRFKTIENPSPKESHELISEGLRKKAMIILFACCKVQYHGRAKSRLGTGERLIIIKPDGSFLIHQDRKVDPVNWQPPGSKTKIKIENGKILLESRRRKPPEKLTAEIKRIHSLSYHLARDAHELQVTGHEEDMRQLILESPDIIEKGFRPTTSEYPTSNGFIDILGKDKNGSLMILELKSRRAGLNAVRQLKRYLKDFKDDKHGVRGVLVAPSITHDAKELLEKEGLEFKSLKPPQELKKDHKITLDKFISSQ; encoded by the coding sequence ATGAACACAAGATTCAAAACTATAGAGAACCCCTCACCCAAGGAAAGCCATGAACTAATAAGCGAAGGCCTACGTAAAAAAGCCATGATCATACTATTCGCATGCTGCAAAGTCCAATACCACGGCCGAGCCAAAAGCAGACTAGGCACGGGGGAAAGACTCATAATAATAAAACCAGACGGCTCATTTCTAATACACCAGGACAGGAAAGTTGACCCAGTCAACTGGCAACCCCCAGGATCTAAAACAAAAATAAAAATAGAAAATGGGAAAATCCTACTCGAAAGTAGAAGAAGAAAACCCCCAGAAAAACTCACAGCAGAAATAAAAAGAATACACAGCCTATCATACCATCTCGCCCGTGACGCCCATGAACTACAAGTGACAGGCCATGAAGAAGATATGCGCCAGCTCATACTAGAATCACCAGATATCATAGAAAAAGGATTCAGACCCACAACAAGTGAATATCCAACATCAAATGGATTCATAGACATCCTAGGCAAAGACAAGAACGGATCATTAATGATACTCGAATTAAAAAGTAGAAGAGCGGGTTTAAATGCGGTGAGACAACTTAAAAGATACCTAAAAGATTTCAAGGACGATAAACATGGTGTGAGAGGAGTTCTAGTCGCCCCATCAATAACACACGACGCAAAAGAACTACTAGAAAAAGAAGGACTAGAATTTAAAAGCCTAAAACCACCACAAGAACTGAAAAAAGACCATAAAATAACACTTGACAAATTCATATCTTCTCAATAG
- a CDS encoding predicted phosphoesterase: protein MALLMEDMMIIADLHLGYEQYLNQKGFMLPSFQFKKIIDRIDNIKELSGADNIIINGDLKHEFGRVSRQEDRELKRLIDYLKENFKKITLIKGNHDPIIPYISHLKNFKILETMKIQDSLITHGHFIPEKIETKRIIIGHEHPCIGLRSGERIEKIKCYLEGPFEDKKLIVMPSFNFVSEGSDILHEAVISPFLKKVKLSQFRVYAVENFKIFEFGRLGDISKIMELPKEKGW, encoded by the coding sequence TTGGCACTTTTAATGGAAGACATGATGATAATCGCGGACTTACACCTAGGATATGAACAATACCTCAACCAGAAGGGTTTCATGCTCCCAAGTTTCCAATTTAAAAAGATAATAGACAGGATCGATAACATCAAGGAACTTTCAGGAGCGGATAATATTATAATAAACGGCGACCTGAAACATGAGTTTGGCAGAGTCAGCCGCCAAGAAGACAGAGAACTTAAAAGGCTCATAGATTATCTCAAGGAAAACTTCAAGAAAATCACCCTCATAAAAGGAAACCACGACCCCATCATACCATACATATCACACTTGAAAAACTTCAAAATCCTCGAAACCATGAAAATCCAAGATTCACTAATAACCCACGGCCACTTCATACCAGAAAAAATAGAAACCAAAAGGATAATAATCGGCCATGAACATCCATGCATAGGCCTTAGAAGCGGAGAGAGGATCGAGAAGATCAAATGCTACCTTGAAGGGCCATTCGAGGATAAAAAATTGATTGTGATGCCATCATTCAATTTTGTGAGCGAAGGCTCTGACATACTACATGAAGCCGTTATTTCACCCTTCCTAAAAAAGGTTAAATTGTCACAATTTAGGGTATATGCAGTGGAAAATTTCAAAATATTCGAATTCGGACGGTTAGGTGACATTAGCAAAATAATGGAACTCCCCAAGGAAAAGGGATGGTAA
- a CDS encoding heat shock protein X related protein codes for MQFAIILLADKIYAVMGEWQIASRNPLVHILMYQLPGRDFKFFREVIGDFIVDIKKEIYEKSLALGQSPSCELGREILARYGFKCTPLNEKSKVINVHGLVKSAASKFGIPTPKVVVSNTMLPNAAATGPSPNRGLILLTTGLLTRLDDEELLSVIGHELAHLIGRDPIILFSIIFGEFMLRLTVLLPIVVMAPLVYIIFIFWLIFFVAKFFEARADLLSAIVIGKPDKLAMALQKIGYGRLRFESGLDRIFSWLFWDPHPPLYFRIRRLKNLKVKRVKSPLLESARDVIGGFIDSIRFF; via the coding sequence ATGCAATTTGCCATCATCTTGTTAGCAGATAAAATCTATGCTGTTATGGGTGAATGGCAGATAGCCTCCCGCAACCCACTTGTACATATACTAATGTACCAGTTACCAGGTAGGGACTTTAAGTTTTTCAGGGAAGTTATAGGAGATTTTATAGTTGATATAAAAAAGGAGATTTATGAAAAGTCGCTTGCATTGGGCCAGTCACCTAGTTGCGAGCTTGGCAGGGAGATTCTTGCAAGGTATGGGTTTAAGTGCACCCCATTAAATGAAAAGTCTAAAGTCATCAATGTTCATGGTCTTGTTAAATCTGCCGCTTCCAAGTTCGGGATACCCACACCAAAGGTCGTTGTTTCCAATACAATGCTCCCTAACGCCGCTGCCACAGGACCCAGCCCTAATAGGGGTCTTATACTCTTAACAACTGGTCTTTTAACCCGTTTGGATGATGAGGAGTTGCTTAGTGTTATAGGCCATGAATTAGCCCATCTTATCGGCCGGGATCCTATTATACTTTTCAGCATAATCTTTGGAGAGTTCATGTTAAGGTTGACTGTGCTTTTGCCAATTGTTGTCATGGCACCTCTAGTTTATATCATCTTCATCTTTTGGTTGATATTTTTTGTCGCGAAGTTTTTCGAGGCTCGGGCCGATCTTTTATCTGCTATTGTCATAGGTAAACCTGATAAGCTTGCGATGGCATTGCAGAAGATAGGGTATGGGAGGCTGCGTTTTGAAAGTGGTTTGGATAGGATATTTTCATGGCTTTTCTGGGATCCCCACCCACCATTATATTTCAGGATAAGGAGATTGAAGAACCTTAAGGTTAAAAGGGTTAAAAGTCCGCTTTTGGAATCTGCAAGGGATGTTATAGGTGGTTTCATTGACTCTATCAGATTTTTCTGA
- a CDS encoding PBS lyase HEAT domain protein repeat-containing protein — MVNEKHREKIIMINKLPRTVKSVDALVDLLEDESHSVRFAAAEKLAEFGEISLKRLIRILEEEKGPIRRYATFALRKIGDPTVTDHFIKALEDEDWGVRKFAARALGELGDNRAVEPLIRALEDEDWGVRLAAVRSLGDLKDERAVEPIKKARRKGDKEFKKAANQALRRIQS; from the coding sequence ATGGTTAATGAAAAACATAGAGAAAAGATTATCATGATTAATAAACTTCCAAGGACAGTCAAATCCGTGGATGCTCTTGTAGATCTCCTTGAAGATGAAAGTCATAGTGTAAGGTTTGCTGCAGCTGAAAAATTGGCCGAATTTGGCGAAATATCCCTTAAAAGGCTTATTAGGATATTAGAGGAGGAGAAGGGGCCTATAAGGAGATATGCGACTTTCGCGCTTAGAAAGATTGGAGACCCCACAGTCACTGACCATTTTATCAAGGCCCTTGAAGACGAGGATTGGGGTGTTAGGAAATTCGCTGCACGGGCCTTGGGTGAACTGGGAGATAATAGGGCTGTTGAACCCCTTATCAGGGCCCTTGAAGACGAGGATTGGGGTGTGAGGCTTGCGGCTGTAAGATCACTCGGCGACTTGAAAGATGAGAGGGCGGTTGAACCAATAAAAAAAGCAAGAAGAAAAGGCGATAAAGAATTCAAAAAGGCCGCCAATCAAGCATTAAGAAGAATACAATCATAG